A window from Agrobacterium tumefaciens encodes these proteins:
- a CDS encoding GbsR/MarR family transcriptional regulator, whose product MPASLSPLVQSFVLHFGEMGSRWGINRTVGQVYALLYISPQPLCADEIVEALGISRSNVSMSLKELQAWNLAILKHFPGDRRDFFTTPDDVWQILRTLAEERKKREIDPTLSVLREILMETPENEDERHAQRRIDEMKTLIEQLTGWYDDVKRLETERLASLLALGSKVTKLLEAKDKIVSLARPRGAKKNG is encoded by the coding sequence ATGCCAGCCAGCCTGTCACCGCTCGTTCAGTCCTTCGTGCTGCATTTCGGTGAGATGGGCAGCCGTTGGGGAATCAACCGCACCGTCGGCCAAGTCTATGCTTTGCTTTACATTTCGCCGCAGCCTCTCTGTGCGGACGAGATCGTCGAGGCGCTTGGCATTTCCCGTTCCAACGTGTCCATGAGCCTGAAGGAGCTTCAGGCGTGGAACCTTGCAATTCTCAAGCACTTCCCCGGTGACAGGCGCGATTTTTTCACGACGCCTGATGATGTCTGGCAGATTCTGCGCACGCTCGCCGAAGAGCGGAAAAAGCGCGAGATCGATCCCACCCTCAGCGTGCTGCGCGAAATCCTGATGGAGACACCGGAAAACGAAGATGAGCGGCATGCGCAAAGGCGCATCGACGAGATGAAGACGCTGATCGAGCAGCTGACCGGCTGGTATGACGATGTGAAGCGGCTGGAGACGGAGAGGCTGGCCTCGCTTTTGGCGCTCGGTTCGAAGGTCACGAAGCTTCTGGAGGCGAAGGACAAGATCGTCTCGCTTGCCAGACCCCGTGGCGCGAAGAAGAACGGGTGA
- the cydD gene encoding thiol reductant ABC exporter subunit CydD, protein MSAQIPRSADGEGVDCPVAGAGQRRSFGRTRRNAAHDKAAVKTQHAPAVGRSVALLHVLPALLWLPQAGLLAFSVGKIADGEPMMAIVPAAVAVLILGLLKAWLEKVAARLSFRAARAALSQRRVEALLAVAKVSPLDLSRTASGEAAGVVAEAAEALVPYLSRFQPARMKATIVPLVFVLAILPFTWIAALVLLLAMPTIPLFMALIGWQAKAASEKQLAETGNMNAFLLDRLRGLETIRTLKAVDLTAARLGADAQNLKKRTMAVLRIAFLSSAVLELFAAIGVAMTAVYIGFHLLGFLDFGAWGGKLTLAEGLFILLLAPAFFEPLRELSAVWHDRAAGEAALDALDRLTAGGATILGEGAEVVRAPSSTPGLLEMDNLSFAYPGAPPVLRNFNLTVQQGERVAILGPSGCGKSTVLSLIAGLAEAGEGSIRIGGVALDDATADGLRRTIGWVSQKPFFFAGSLKANIRFGRPAVSDNMVEEAVRCTGLDGLTQARRHLQIGDGGYGISGGEAVRLAIARAFADPAMQLVLADEPTAHLDRETAALVTDNLLQLAKGRTLIVATHDPVLAARMDRIVDMTAIHSRGQP, encoded by the coding sequence ATGTCCGCACAAATCCCCCGGTCGGCCGATGGTGAAGGCGTAGACTGTCCCGTGGCCGGTGCCGGGCAACGGCGATCCTTTGGCAGAACCCGGCGCAATGCTGCCCACGACAAGGCCGCGGTGAAAACGCAACATGCGCCCGCGGTTGGCAGATCCGTCGCCCTGCTGCATGTTCTGCCGGCGCTGCTTTGGCTGCCGCAGGCGGGCCTGCTGGCCTTTTCAGTCGGAAAAATTGCCGATGGCGAGCCGATGATGGCGATCGTGCCGGCGGCCGTTGCGGTCCTTATCCTCGGGCTTCTCAAGGCGTGGCTGGAAAAAGTTGCGGCGCGGCTATCCTTCCGGGCCGCACGCGCAGCACTTTCGCAACGGCGGGTCGAGGCGCTGTTGGCCGTGGCGAAGGTTTCCCCGCTCGATCTGTCGCGCACGGCCTCGGGTGAGGCGGCAGGCGTCGTGGCGGAGGCTGCGGAAGCGCTGGTGCCCTATCTTTCCCGTTTTCAGCCGGCGCGCATGAAGGCCACCATCGTTCCCCTGGTTTTCGTGCTTGCCATTCTGCCCTTCACCTGGATTGCGGCGCTGGTGCTTCTGCTCGCCATGCCCACCATCCCGCTTTTCATGGCCCTGATCGGTTGGCAGGCCAAGGCTGCCAGTGAAAAGCAGCTGGCCGAGACGGGCAATATGAATGCCTTCCTGCTCGATCGCCTGCGCGGGCTGGAAACGATCCGCACGCTCAAGGCCGTTGACCTGACGGCGGCGCGCCTTGGTGCCGATGCGCAGAACCTCAAGAAGCGGACGATGGCCGTTCTGAGGATCGCTTTCCTTTCGTCGGCGGTGCTGGAGCTTTTTGCGGCGATCGGCGTTGCCATGACTGCCGTCTATATCGGTTTCCACCTGCTCGGTTTTCTCGATTTCGGCGCCTGGGGCGGAAAGCTCACGCTGGCTGAGGGCCTCTTCATCCTGCTGCTTGCACCGGCCTTTTTCGAGCCATTGCGAGAACTCTCCGCCGTCTGGCATGACCGTGCGGCCGGCGAGGCGGCGCTCGATGCGCTCGACAGATTGACGGCCGGCGGTGCGACCATCTTGGGCGAGGGCGCGGAAGTGGTGCGCGCTCCATCTTCGACGCCCGGCCTCCTTGAGATGGACAATCTTTCCTTCGCCTATCCGGGGGCTCCGCCTGTCCTCAGGAATTTCAACCTGACGGTTCAGCAGGGCGAGAGAGTGGCGATTCTTGGGCCTTCCGGTTGTGGCAAATCCACTGTACTCTCCTTGATTGCCGGATTGGCTGAGGCGGGTGAGGGCTCGATCAGGATCGGCGGCGTCGCGCTTGATGATGCAACCGCCGATGGGCTGCGCAGAACGATCGGCTGGGTCAGCCAGAAGCCTTTCTTTTTTGCCGGGTCCCTGAAGGCGAATATTCGTTTTGGCCGCCCGGCGGTCAGCGACAACATGGTGGAAGAGGCCGTGCGCTGTACCGGGCTCGATGGTTTGACGCAGGCGCGCCGGCATTTGCAGATCGGTGACGGCGGATATGGCATTTCGGGCGGGGAGGCGGTGCGGCTCGCCATAGCGCGCGCTTTCGCAGACCCCGCAATGCAGCTTGTTCTGGCCGATGAGCCGACGGCGCATCTCGACCGGGAAACGGCGGCTCTCGTCACGGATAACCTGCTGCAACTGGCAAAGGGCAGGACATTGATCGTCGCGACCCATGATCCGGTGCTTGCGGCACGCATGGACAGGATCGTGGATATGACGGCGATCCATTCGAGGGGGCAGCCATGA
- the cydC gene encoding thiol reductant ABC exporter subunit CydC, which yields MIARFAILRPVIALFWSTRRGMLLAGAVLAVTTVLAGIGLLGVSGWFITATAIAGLLPATAFAFDVFAPSAAIRLLALARTAARYGERMTTHEATLSVLAALREKVFRGFAAPQAAKSLEARPARLLNRLTADIDALDSLYLRVLVPAAVAILAALATGFGLAFLHPLAGVLAATFLIAVGLGISARSALLAEKFSRRRAIGLEALRARTADLVSGQTELLTTGRLSAQIAAVKRADDYLAACDDSLNHIETNAGFSFGVSAAILLSAALLGMAWLAEHEAVSAPAAALGLLVCFAALEPFTALRRGAMELGRTLFSARRIAPRLSATAEAHCPALPASGIAAELRGVRLEREGNGNPVLTNINLAIACGERVAIVGASGAGKTSLVQLVAGELRPAAGSVRALPSTLMTQRSQLFRDSIADNLRLAKPAASGAELWDALKAAGLAEHVRTLPKGLETKLGEAGQGLSGGQSRRLALARFLLADRPLWLLDEVTEGLDGETARDVLTRLFARAEGKTVVMITHNRREAEFADRIIVLKEGRQLDQCQSGTPEYGVVLNTLRPD from the coding sequence ATGATCGCGCGTTTTGCCATATTGAGACCCGTCATCGCCCTGTTCTGGTCGACGCGGCGCGGCATGCTGCTTGCGGGCGCGGTTCTGGCCGTCACGACGGTTCTGGCGGGCATCGGCCTTCTCGGCGTCTCCGGCTGGTTCATCACCGCGACGGCCATTGCCGGCCTGCTGCCGGCAACGGCCTTCGCCTTCGATGTCTTTGCCCCCTCGGCCGCCATTCGCCTTCTGGCGCTGGCGCGCACCGCCGCCCGTTATGGCGAGCGCATGACGACCCACGAAGCCACGCTTTCCGTGCTTGCGGCGCTTCGGGAGAAAGTCTTTCGCGGTTTTGCCGCACCGCAGGCAGCCAAATCTCTGGAGGCGCGGCCAGCACGCCTGCTGAACCGGCTGACGGCGGATATCGACGCGCTGGATTCGCTCTATCTGCGCGTGCTTGTTCCCGCCGCCGTCGCCATCCTCGCCGCGCTCGCAACCGGCTTCGGGCTTGCTTTCCTGCATCCGCTTGCCGGTGTGCTGGCGGCAACCTTCCTCATCGCGGTGGGGCTGGGCATTTCTGCGCGCTCTGCCCTGCTGGCGGAAAAATTCTCGCGCCGGCGGGCCATCGGGCTTGAGGCTTTGCGTGCCCGCACGGCTGATCTGGTCAGCGGACAGACGGAGCTGCTGACCACCGGCCGGCTTTCTGCGCAGATTGCGGCGGTAAAGCGGGCGGATGACTATCTCGCTGCCTGTGATGACAGCCTCAACCACATAGAGACCAATGCCGGTTTTTCCTTCGGCGTTTCAGCGGCCATTCTCTTGAGTGCCGCCCTTCTCGGCATGGCATGGCTGGCGGAGCATGAGGCGGTGAGTGCACCAGCCGCCGCACTCGGACTGCTGGTCTGTTTCGCCGCGCTGGAGCCTTTCACGGCGCTTCGCCGCGGGGCGATGGAACTGGGCCGCACGCTGTTTTCCGCAAGGCGTATTGCGCCGCGCCTCTCTGCAACGGCCGAGGCGCACTGTCCTGCCTTGCCCGCGAGTGGCATCGCGGCGGAGCTTAGAGGCGTGCGTCTGGAGCGGGAAGGAAACGGCAATCCGGTCCTGACGAATATCAACCTTGCAATCGCCTGCGGGGAACGGGTTGCGATTGTCGGCGCCAGCGGTGCGGGCAAGACGAGCCTCGTCCAGCTGGTGGCCGGCGAGTTGCGGCCGGCTGCGGGTTCGGTCCGTGCTTTGCCGTCCACCCTGATGACGCAGCGCAGCCAGCTTTTCCGTGACAGCATCGCCGACAATCTGCGGCTGGCAAAACCTGCGGCATCAGGGGCCGAGTTGTGGGACGCGCTCAAGGCAGCGGGCCTTGCCGAACACGTCAGAACCTTGCCGAAAGGGCTGGAAACGAAGCTCGGGGAGGCCGGTCAGGGTCTTTCCGGCGGCCAGTCGCGCCGGTTGGCGCTCGCCCGTTTCCTGCTCGCTGACCGGCCGCTCTGGCTTCTCGACGAGGTGACGGAAGGGCTCGACGGCGAGACTGCCCGCGACGTGCTCACCCGGTTGTTTGCGAGGGCGGAGGGAAAGACCGTCGTGATGATCACCCATAATCGCCGTGAGGCGGAATTTGCCGATCGTATCATCGTGCTGAAAGAGGGGCGCCAACTTGATCAATGTCAAAGCGGCACCCCGGAATACGGCGTAGTGCTGAACACACTGCGCCCGGACTGA